DNA sequence from the Candidatus Bathyarchaeota archaeon genome:
TCCGACGTGAAAGGCTGCGCCTACTGCTGCGGCGATGGTTATTCTTGTTAATGATGGGGCTAATGCTCTTAGAGAAACCAAATTGTTTTCCTCATTAGCTCTGATGTGCTGTATTGAGTTAGGCAACTGATTATTAAGTTTGCGCGAAAAAAACCAGAACTTTTCATTGGAAGACCGATGCTTCTCGGGAGTTAGCAAAGGGATAAAACCAACCTTTGACCATAGATTTTTTAATGAACCAAAAGTCTGCAGTAACTTTCATCTTGGCACTTTTGTTTTTAGCGTTAGCTACAGTGCAGTGCGTCGGTTTTGCATCTGCCAACCCCACTGGTTCAAGCCTCATGCTTTCCATGCCAGCGGAGCACATTAATTACACTATCACACGCATCAACGGGACTCTGTGGGCAAAAATCGACGGCAACTACCCCATCAGCATCCAAACCGAGCCAGACTGCGAAATCGGCGGCGACTTGCCCATGGTTTACCCCATGCCACCACAAACCACAAATATTCACGTGTGGCTGGGCGACAGCGAACTCACTTGGAGCAATTACACGCAAGCGTATCCTGAAGCTTTGCATCACACTGCCCTTGGAGACTGGTGGATGATTTACACTGTTCTGCCAGACGTTTCAGACTCTTTTGTGCTCAAAATTCATTATGAGCATCCGCTCCAGAGAGTCAACAACAGCTACGTGTTTCTCTATGACCTAAACATCAGTCCATACCTTTCGCCAGAAAACAGCGTCTCCACCGCTTATTTTACTGTGCGTATGGAAGCAAACACCACTGACGTGCGGGCTTACACTACAGGCATGTCTGATGCGCCAAGCGACTGGAATCCTGCAGACTACGCTGTTACAAAACAGGATGGCTGGGATGTTGTTGCGATAGAGTTACGTTCGGAATACAATAATTTGCTGGGAGATTTAGTAGTGGTGTTTTCTGACGCTGATGAAATACCTGAATTCCCCCTGTGGGCTCTGGCGATTTTGGCTGTGACTTTGTTGCTGCTTGCGGTTGTGCTTTATGTTAACAGGCGAGCGGTTGGCGCTTCTTTTAGTTTGAGAAAAACATCTATCTAAAACAATCCCAAGGTTTGAGGCGCCTTAGGGATTGCGGGTTTATCGTGGTTCTTTGTGGTAAAAAGCGAGTCCGATTGGGGGTTTTCTGTAGCGTGGAACTTCGAACTCGAAGAGCGGAGTTTTTTTCAGTTTTTTTCTCTCCAACAAATGGCATGGTTAGTGTTGCTTTATAACTTTTTTGCTCTGCCTGTAGTGTTCTGCAAGGGAAACTTGGCACTAAACAGTGTTTAAGCACGATTTTTTCAGAAGAAGCAAGGGATGTACTCGCGCACTCTAAACGGCACGCCTAAATCGTCGGCGACTTTTTGCACGCGGGCTATGTCAACTTCGGGCAAGCGCACTGCCGTCACCTCAACGTCAAGCATTGCTTTGGCTTTTTTGATGAAATCAAGAACTGCCTCGTACGCGTTGGGGATTGCGGGTTTGCAGATTTCCTCATACGTTGCCCTGTCAGGCGCGTTGAGGCTCACGTTAACCTTGTCCACTCCTGCCGCCTTGAGTTCAGCCGCCACAGCTCTGCCCTTGTTGAGCACGTAGCCGTGCCCGTTAGTGTCGAGGCGAATCTGTAGCGGTCTGCCATAGTGCGCTCGCACCCACCGCGCCACCTCCAAGAGCACATCCAGCCGCTGTGTAGGTTCGCCGAAACCGCAGAAGACCAGCCCATCCCAGCTTCGCATGTGCAAGACTTTTTCCAGTTCAGTTGTGATTTGCTCTACTGTAGGTTCGGCTGTGAGTTTGAGGTTGAAGCCTCCGACGCCTTGGCGGTAGCGCCGCAGGCAAAAGTAGCAACTGTTGCTGCACTGGTTGGTGACGTTTAGGTAGAGCGTGTTGTCTAACCAGTAAACTGTTGCTGGGGCTTTGTTGTCTTGTTGTGGCATATGTTTTTCTGAAATGTACCTAAGGCTGAGATTCTTTATTTAGTGTTTGCGGAGTAGCCGCTTTTTGCAGAGTAAAAGTGGCAGGGTTGGTGTGAATAGAAAAAGTGGGTTTGATTATTGTTTTGTGTAGTCTTTGATGGGCGAGATTGGAATCGTTAGCGTTTCTAGGACGCCTTCGACGAGGCGGATTTTGTCGCCAACAAAATGCAGTGCGGCAGCGTTAGAGTCGGCTTCGAAGAGGATGGCGAAGTCCCATCTGCCAAACACTTGATACGCCTCTTGGAGGCGTACGCCTTCGATTGGTTGGGCTTCGAATTCCATGAGGGGCTCGTAGAGTTTTGCTGCCATGTTGGGGCTGATTTTGATCATGGCGAGGTATTTTTGTTTAGAATGAGCCAACTTTGTTTTTCACCAAGAAGTGTATTGTGGGGTGGGGTATAAAACGATTTTCTGTTTTTTTGGTGTGGTGCGTGTTGGTTTTGTGTGGGGGTTGGGGTAAGGTTTAAGTGTGTTGTAAACATTTCTGTTTACGGTGAACTTCGTGGCTCAAGTGCAACTTAGACTCCCAGAAAAAACTCTCGAGCAAATTGATGCGTGGGTAGCTGAAGGCAAATTCAAAAGCCGAAGCGATGCCATAAAAACCATAATCAGCCTTTATGAGGAACGGGAAAAAACCCGCAATTTCTACGAGATGCTGCAAAAAGAGAGCCAGCAAGCCAAAGAGCACCCTGAAGAGCTCATCCCCTTAGAGGACCTCTGACTTGTATAGGGTGCTTCTGCGACCTAAAGCGGCGAAGGCATTCCAAAAAATAGATAATAAAAACCAAGAACGCATAAAACAAGCACTCCGAGAGCTCGCCGTTGATCCCTATAAAGCTGGAGAACAATTACACCCAGCCCACTTTTGGAAAACAAGAGCAGGCGATTACCGAGCCATCTACGAGATAAACAAAGACAAAAAAGAGGTAATCGTGCTATTTGTGGGACACCGAAAAAACGTGTACGGCAACTTCACAAAAATACTCTAACAAACACAAACCTTCCGCGCACGCCGTACCCCAGCCCCAAGCCCTGCCACACACTAAACCCTTCCACAAAAAACCCCAAACCGTCATCTTACATTACAACTAAAACTAATTAAAGAAAAAGCAAGTGAGACACTAGAGCATGGTTCGTTGAACACTAATAGTTTTTTGTCTTTCGATAGTACTTTTTCCATTTTTCGGTATACCGCTTAAGAATGATGTCAAAACTCCCGTATTTTGGCAATTGCATTTTAACCCATGGTAAAATACGGAGTTTATCGTAGTCCTGAGGCGGTAATCTTGCTGAATGCATCAGTTTTTCTGCCACCATGCTTTCATAGCTTTTCTCTTCCTCACGCATTTCTCTCCAAATTTCTTTGCCCAATTTATCTTCTGGTTCTTTGATTGCCCAAGTCATCGCTTCATAAAAAATGTGCTCAGGAGTATAATACTGGTTCATCGTTGCAGGATGGCGTGTGAGTATAACCGCAAAGTCCTCCAAATTAGTCTCAAGAGCCTGTACAGCCATGACAACTTGCGTTAGAATTGCCATTCGATAAGTATGTTCAAGTTCTGATTCTTCCTTGCTGTAGGAGAAACCATTATTTTCTTCCAACTCTTTTTTGTGTTTCTCCTGAATATTTCTTTCAATTTTAACATATTTATCTTTCAATTGCCCAATATCATATTTATCGATATCTAAATGAGCAACAGTTTTGAGATATTTTTTATTTTCTTCAACATTCTCAGTGAGGATATCAAAAAAGATATCGTCACCTAATTCGTTGTCGATGTTGTTGCTTTGTCGTTTGTTTGCCAACCATAATTGATTAATTGTTTTTTTACTCTCTGCATCTAACGACCGAGTATACTCTTTAATTATATCTTTAACGTCTTTTCGGTGCATATCCCTTAAAGCGAGACCTACTATCGTTTCTTGAAGTACGTCTACAGGCAGTGAAAGGTGTTCGAGCCCACATCTTCTTTTAATTATCGTATTTCTTAGGTAAAATAATGCTGAAAATAATTCAGCTAGTCTTACTGTGAGGATATTCATTGAGATTTTTTCATCAGAATTTCGTACTAAAGTTTCATCGAAGTTAAGATAAGTAAGCGCACTTATATGTGAAAAAAACTCGCCGACTTCTCCCTCATAAATATTCTTGTTAAATTTTTGTCTTAAGTCATTAAGGTAATCGAAAACATGATACTCATTAGGCTTTGTCACCAAAGCATAACCTTCGGAGGTTTTTTCTAAAATGCCTTCACCGACTAGCTTTCTTAACCATCGGGATAGCGATCGATCATTTGTCTTAGTGATAATTTCTTTGCTGACTAAATATTTTTTAATTTGAGAATACGCGAGCACTTCACCCTCTTTCTGCCATGCAGAGACTATGGCATCTACTTTAGTAGTTTGCATAGTTGCTATTTAATAGCACAGTTTTATTTAATTCTGCCTTTTTGATAACATAGTGACAGAGAGGTGAAAAAATGCTACAAGCAATAATAAAAATATTCGCCAAAAATCCACCAAGCATAGCAATTGCCCTCGCAGGGACTTTAGCATTGCTTGGTCGATATAGCGAAGCCACTAGCTTTCTCTTTGGTGGAATACTGTTGCAGGTACTTTGGCTCTTCCTAAGACGCCACTAACTTTAGAAATGACATGTGCATTCCTCGCTCGTTTACCAATTGGTAAATTTTGCAATTGGTGAATTTCGTGAGTATTTATATATACGATATGCACTCCCTTCCCTCGGAGGAAGAAAGGCTTTGAAGGAAGCAATCAGTCAAGTTAAAAGTTTAGTTGCAGGCGACCTCGTCTGCATAGAATGGTCAGACGCCAGCATAGGCAAAAGCCTAAGCAACGGCATAGGTGGCATAGACGTGCCTGTCAAGAGTTGGGGCGTGTTCATCGGCGTCTTGGGCAAAAGAAGGGAGCATGTGATTTTAGCTCAAAACGTGTTTTGTTTTAGTGATGGGCTTTATGACATAGACTACACTGCCATCCCTCTGCCGTGGGCGACAGGCGCAACCGTTGTCGAAAAAGCGCATGTCAATGCAGAGGAAGCCAAAGTTTTGTTGCACAGTTTCACTATCAACGAGAAGGCAAAGAGCGAGAAAACTACGTACAACCGTTCAAGATGTAGCCAGCGGAGGCTTAGAAACCATTGACCGATTGGGTAAAACGTGCGCTTACAAGCAAGAGAAACGGCAAAAAAGGTTTGGCAGAGGCTGTGGAGCCCGATGAACGGTTAGTGCTGGGCACAAAAGTCGTAATTGCGTTAACCTTTAGTTTAACTGCTTTGGAGATTGCACATTTAGCGATTTTGGGTACTTGGAACAGTGAAGTTTTCGCGGCAATAACGGGCTTGATTGGAACTATCACAGGGATACTGATTTCTCAGAAGGCGAGTTGAGGAGACGAACATATTTGGAGCCTATTAGAAACTCTATGCACAAACCTATAGGGGGTAGGTCAAAACGCCGCTCCACACGTTTCATAGAAAAGAGAATCTCCAACTTAACCGAGAGATTTGATGGCAATACACAACGGATGCGTGCTCAACTAATAATGGAACTTAAAGCACTTCAGGAAACGGCTGTTGACCAAGTTCAGTCAACACGCGGCAACAAAACAGCCGAACAACAGAACTGGGCTAGACTCGCAACTTACATTAGCCAAGTTATCAACAGCATAACCAAAACTTACGATATTAGCCAAATCAAGGATGAACTTGAGG
Encoded proteins:
- a CDS encoding TatD family nuclease-associated radical SAM protein, with amino-acid sequence MPQQDNKAPATVYWLDNTLYLNVTNQCSNSCYFCLRRYRQGVGGFNLKLTAEPTVEQITTELEKVLHMRSWDGLVFCGFGEPTQRLDVLLEVARWVRAHYGRPLQIRLDTNGHGYVLNKGRAVAAELKAAGVDKVNVSLNAPDRATYEEICKPAIPNAYEAVLDFIKKAKAMLDVEVTAVRLPEVDIARVQKVADDLGVPFRVREYIPCFF
- a CDS encoding Lrp/AsnC family transcriptional regulator, which gives rise to MAHSKQKYLAMIKISPNMAAKLYEPLMEFEAQPIEGVRLQEAYQVFGRWDFAILFEADSNAAALHFVGDKIRLVEGVLETLTIPISPIKDYTKQ
- a CDS encoding ribbon-helix-helix domain-containing protein yields the protein MAQVQLRLPEKTLEQIDAWVAEGKFKSRSDAIKTIISLYEEREKTRNFYEMLQKESQQAKEHPEELIPLEDL
- a CDS encoding type II toxin-antitoxin system RelE/ParE family toxin, with protein sequence MLLRPKAAKAFQKIDNKNQERIKQALRELAVDPYKAGEQLHPAHFWKTRAGDYRAIYEINKDKKEVIVLFVGHRKNVYGNFTKIL